The DNA region ACGAAGCTACCAAGAATGCCTCAATCAACCGAGTCAAATTCGGATCGCCACAGCCCTGTCCGACTCTGAGCACCTCACCATCACGATCGCGGATAATGGCCCCGGAATTCCCGAAGCCATTCAACCCAAATTATTCGATCCGTTCTTCACCACCAAGCCCGTGGGCATGGGAACGGGCTTGGGGCTAAGCATTACCTATCAAATTGTGGTGGAACATCATCGGGGACAACTGATCTGTCGATCGACCCTCAATCGAGGAACGGAAATCCTTGTGGTGTTACCGATCCATCGCGCCAATTCCTAGCACTAATCTGTCCTCCTAGAGGATGTCTGAAAAGCCAAAGTTGCTGCTCTGGATACCCCAGCAATCGACATAGACAAGGGGCTGAAACTCCTTGCCCCTAAAATAATTGGCGCTTCTATTGACGCTTCTACTAATGCTTGTGTCGATGCCTGGCCCGCACTAAAAGATACTTCTCAGACATCCTCTTAGATGGAGGAGCAAGAGTCCTTTGGGCGATCGCGTGCCAATTTGATATCTGTCACTCATGATCAAGGGGCTTGATGAAACCTTTAAAAAGCCCCCAATGCTTTGGCCTGCAACTATTCGAGCGCGGTAAACTACCCTTAGAGCGGGTTTGAATTGAAGAATTGTCTTCCCGAGTTTTTTACGATTGATCGATACGGTATTAACCATATAAGACAATCTCTACTCATAATCTGCCAAACCCAATAGGGGTTTAAGCTCTGCTCCAGTTTCGGTAAAGGTTTGATATGCAAGAACGCCAACAGTCGCCAAAGTCCTGAGGTTCGCAGCCCACATAGCTAGCAACTCGGCTGAGATTCAAGATCAGACGCTGCGCCGTAGTTGTGATTGCATTGGGTGGCTGGCGCTCCCAACTTTAGTTGTCCTGTTGTTGTGCCTCTTGCCTATTTAGGATCACTGGCCCATTGCCAATGCCCAAAGTCTCCCAATCCAAGGACTCAACGCCGTTATGACCGCCTTTGCTCAACAGCCGTCTGGTTCCGAACGCCCTAGGGTGGTTACCTGGCCGCGACCTGCCAAATCCCTTGCTGTTCAGGAGTCGATCGCCCAAACGTCGCTGATGCCCCACTTGGTGCCGGAGCTGCCTCGGTTTAACTGCCAAAGCCTGTTGATTCAGGCCCTCACCCATCGATCGCTCGTGCGGGAAAATCCACGGCTGGGTGAGGATAACGAGCGACTGGAATTTTTGGGTGATGCAATTTTGACCTTTGTTAGTGGGGCTTATTTGTATCGCCGCTTTCCCGATTTGGGCGAGGACGAAATGACCCGGCGGCGATCAGCCCTCGTTGACGAAAAGCAACTGGCTCAGTTTGCGATCGCCCTGAATTTGGGTCAGCAACTGCGCATGAGCCGAGGGGTTGAGCAGATGGGAGGTCGCCATAATCCCAACCTACTCAGCAGCGCTTTTGAAGCTCTGGTCGGGGCCTACTATCTCGATCAACATGGGGATGTGGAGATTGTTCGCCCCTTTGTGGAAGCCTTGTTTGACGCAGTGCCGATCGAAGAACTCCAGGCGCGATCGAGCCTTGATGTGAAAAATCAACTGCAAGAATGGGCCCACAAATGCGGTCTTTCCTTGCCGAAATACAACACCCAAAAGATTGCCGGACAGGATCACAATCCCCTCTTTTCCTGCCAAGTTTCGTTGGGGTCTCGAATTTTAGGAACCGGTCAAGGCCGCTCCAAAAAAGAAGCCGAAAAATCCGCCGCCGCCGCTGCCCTGGAAACCCTCAACCAGAAGGCCACCAGCAGCACGAACGCGCCGCGAGCGGCCTTGGCCTAACGGGCTTAACTAGCTTTGGCGAACTAATTTGGGCGAACTAATGTGGGCTGTATTCCCAGGGAATTCGCACCTCAGGGCGATCGCCGCCCAATATGAACCCAATATGAATAGGTTGTCTTAGCAAAGAGCGGGCAACAAAGCCTCACCGGTCAAACTGAAGGCTCGTACCTCCGTAATTTTGACGGGGACAATTTTGCCGCGCAGTTCTGCAAAATCTCCCGCAAAGAAGGTCAATCGATTGCCATCGGTGCGGCCCATCACCTGGCTCGGATTCTTCGGGTTCACATCTTCCACCAACACATATTCCGTGCGGCCAAAATAGCGCTGCGATCGCTCCGCCGCCT from Limnothrix sp. FACHB-406 includes:
- the rnc gene encoding ribonuclease III — encoded protein: MTAFAQQPSGSERPRVVTWPRPAKSLAVQESIAQTSLMPHLVPELPRFNCQSLLIQALTHRSLVRENPRLGEDNERLEFLGDAILTFVSGAYLYRRFPDLGEDEMTRRRSALVDEKQLAQFAIALNLGQQLRMSRGVEQMGGRHNPNLLSSAFEALVGAYYLDQHGDVEIVRPFVEALFDAVPIEELQARSSLDVKNQLQEWAHKCGLSLPKYNTQKIAGQDHNPLFSCQVSLGSRILGTGQGRSKKEAEKSAAAAALETLNQKATSSTNAPRAALA